The sequence tgttgcattgcacctcagtatttgatatacgttcaaaaaatttccattcaacactagtttgtttacgagctcttagggcacggggaggacggggagggagattaaccgattcggatCTAACGTTAACATTTTCTActtcgggtgtctcaccaatattttcatcatcttcatctaaatcaacctcatctactttattttcttcttctataccataatttttctgaacttctaaataatccatatcgtgagcacctacacctatttattcctcaaaaggttgactaagtggtaCAGGAGGCGAaagcacacgggtatatctagtacttgaagtacctctacctcTAGTAATTGACTTtttgctaccactaccacttccgggacaaaattttttgacacttctatcgaggtttcttaatttatccatagtataaatcaaactaaaaaatattcaaaatacacaaaaagtaataaaaataaatattcaacaattaatacacaaattataaattaaaagtaagagatggaacgaaaatatcaaattttggaagtatccgaaggttgcgactttagaagcttccactcgtacttagtaatcgcaaaattaaaaaaattaaagtgagcactttagaaattaaatatatagaatatttgagaattgagaaatgagatttgagagagaatgagatttgagacttgagagaatgaaaaattgtgtggaaaatgatttgaaagtgtagggtatttatagaattttttttgggattaaaaaatgattttaaataaaaaattttttttttttaaatatttggacccaaactagccgttatagccgttgggccaacggttAATTTGGCCCAATTttccaaaatcttaaaaaataaaaaaataaaattaaatggtCTTATTCGGGCCGGGTCGAGCCGGTTAACCAGCGGGCCCTAACCGGATTGAGTCCGATccgggttaaccgggcccaaattCGAAACCCAACCAGATCGGGACCCGGGCCCTTAAACCCCTTGGGCTTACCGAGCTGGATCAAACCGGTCCGGTTTCCTTTAGTGGACCGATTCGGGCCGGTTAaaaccggcccgtttgacacccctAACCTTAAGGTAAACTTTGTACACTCTAAATCACTGTGCCATCCCCTAGCTTGTGTTGAGGTGattcaaaatctaaataaatacaaaataaaaggaTCATCTTATATATATGCCTTATAAGTTTTTGTCGAGGAGGTTTGGATGAACAACCTGACCCCTCCTAGATCCGCCCCTAGTGATCGTTGGAGAATTGATTGAGCATGATGAAGATAAGGATATGATCTATCTATAATCTCGTTTGGCCAAACTTTTAAAATTGAATGATCTTTAGACCCAACTATATGCTCAAATGAGGTGGCATGTCGAAATAAAAAGTGTAAAGTGGCTAAAAAATGGCACCTCTCGACAATGCACATGAACAAATTAAAACTATCCTACAGAATTCTCTATCATCTACAACAATATAGAATGCTACAAATCCCTTTGAGCTATGTCACTTCAAGAAGATTCACGTCACCCTTTACTCGAGAGATATGTCACTTCGGTCCTCgatcaaaataaagaaacaagATGAAAAGATCAAAGGAAGTCACttcttgtgatcaatcaaatatAGGCTATAGCATAAAGAGGTGCATATCATCTTATATCGAGCAACGTGCTTCTCGAACCACTAAATTAACAAGAAGAACCTGTTAGAGACTGCAATTCTGTAAGACACATGGTATTAGACACTATAGATAATGTATATTCCAGAACTTTGTTTTTACCTAGATGAAATTGTTAGAAGCAGTATCAAAGTCAATGAGCGCTTACAAGTTCGGAAATCTTAACGTATTAGAGGAGCTATAAAAGAGCCTGCTTTGGGTAGTTAGTTTAGGATCATGAATCTTCCCTGTGTTTTTAACGTGTCTCAGGATTCACGTGCCCTGTTATTTCTTTTgatgtgtgttgtgttggtgagTGTGTAGTTTATTGGTATGGACAAATGCAGTGCTTCCACAGCTTACTCTCCCTAAGAACCTTCTGAGAAGCACTCAGCATTGATGATGTCCTTAGACTTTATCTACTGCAATTAGCTCTTGGTGAAACACCTGGAGTTGGAgatttcaaaataggaaattgataTATCACCCTCTGAGCATTCAGAAAAGTTTTCAAGTTCAAGCCGGTTCAACATGAATTTCTTCAAACAATCAAAACAGCCATgacattttctttttcacaactttggTGAATTTGGTCTTCAGCCGTTGATCAATTTCTCAAACCCATGAATTATTTTGTTTTCAGGCTGGACAACTTGTTCTGTTGTTCGGGTACCTCTTCCTCCATAATAGTGTCTAGACCCTAGGAACTTTCTTCCTTCCTCATCATTACTGGCTACTGTGGGAGGAAAAATGATACTATTGGCTATGTAGTATTATTTAGTTACTTAAAATTCTAAGACAGCGTGAAAGATATATTAGACATCGGGAGAAGAGCTCTGCAGCCATTATAGCACGAGCGACATTGCTTGATATTCCATTTTCCTCCGTCTTTTACTTGTTAATACTTCTAATGATTAAGCAACGTGGTTCTTCTTGTGCTTGTGTCTAAAAGATGGCATCATTATCCGGTCAAGCCTATAAGGACCTTTCGCATAGCTAGGTAGATCAGTTGCCTAATGAAAAACTTGGTTTGACATAACCAAACTTGCCTTTGCCAGTGCATCCGCCACTTGATTTCCTTCTCTATAACAATGTTGAATGATGCGCCTTCATTGATAGTTTCTTGTAATAACCAAGGTACATCATACTTCCTTTGTAGCATGTTGATTATTAAAAGAGAATATTATTGAAGTTATGCTCCTTGCACCACTTAAGACCGATCATAACAGCCTGTCTCTGCCAGATTGCTGCTACCAGTTCCAAGAGGTGGTTGAAACGCCATGATCAGATTACCAAGAACGACAAGGGATCATTATATATCTGGGCACCAGCATCATTTGTGAAAGTTTGGTGGTTTTTCCATCAAAGACAATTGGTTGGCTATTCTGTTTCAccagtaaaaaatatataataaaacataAGACAAACAAAGGCATCGAAAAGTCCAAAATATACTCGCACCTAGATTAAATGACAAAAACTGAATCAGTTCATCCCATGGCTCTCCGTTGATACGGTTACGCAATGGTAAGGGCATAAAATAAGCTAGAACAAATGTGAATCAAAGACTCCTAATTTATTTATGATACTGTAAAATTACATGAAATTTGCCCTCTCTAAACACCTTCACATCAGCAAGGCAGCTGCTCCAACTCCTTTGTACTTTTACCATGCTCAGGTAATTCAGGAGCAGAATACATCATGTATTTACAGAAACATAACACAACACAGAAGCTCAAAGCCAACGCTCTAATTAACAACTTTCCGTTCACAATATAAAAAGGAATCTGCAATACTAATCCTAGCAATACGTCTTTTACTCCAATATCATACGCTATGTGCATGAAGTGCGCGCAGCCATAGACATACATGGTGAAGCCAAGCAGTAGATACAGATAACCATAATTGAACTCCAAAAGGTGATGCAACGCAGATGCCACTATCATAGGAATGACCTCGATCAAAAATATTGCCTCAGCACCAATTAAACGGAACGGCCTGTCGTAGTACCAATACATAACAAAAGACAGCACAACAAAATGGTTTATAATCCCACCAGATAAGAGAATCGGGCCGAGAACTTGCGAGATCTTGTAACCACGCAGACCATTCATTAAGTTTCTATATGCAAAGGCAATGCATATTGAGGGATTGCTAATAATTTGCACCCACAACAGTTCAATAAGAGGCCCTGAAATAAACACAAGAAGAAAAGGAATTCGGTATATCAAAGGAAATTACAAAACACGCATAATTGGAGAGAGCACACTTTTCACAAAAGTTCACCAGTTAATACACTAAAACAGAAGCAACTTTTCATCTCCAAACAATATCTGGCACCTAAGCTAGAAAAAAACCATAAAAAGCTAATCATTTTTTCCAAGAATGTTTAAACAACGAGTTTCGGTGAATATTTTGGCCTGTCATAACTGAAAAAAAGGGATAATGTAGTGTCTAGAATTAACCAAGCAAACTTTAATGTAACTATTCAAAAGTGACTTGAGAAAAGATTTATTTGTAACTTCTGACGTAGATTTCTTAACTTGACGCTCTTGTATTACCTCCGCTCAGAGACTATAATTACACACTGGCTACATATGCATTCCTAAAGTTTCAGCTTAATTTCATGTAGGTGATATATACTATTGTTTAAATAAACTCTTAGAGGTCAAAGACTTACCAACATAATTGGGTGGTGCATCAAACCATGGCACTTCACACCTAAAGTTGTTGACAAATGAAACGACAGCCTTCAAGGTTTGTGAGGAAACCTCCCAAGTGCGGAGGAACAGGCTACGGGGAGAGGCACAAGGAGGGACAACTTGTTCACCCATCTGTCTGGTTGCAGATACTGTCAATTGTCAAACAAGATATTACGTATACTTCACAATTAAAACGATATTACGTATACTTCACAATTAAAAAGATACTTCACTTCCTCAACGATTGCAATAAGAGAAATAATAACAAATGCAAGCAGTGGCGGAATCAAGATTCTAGCTTTTTAAAGTTACTACGTGTGCTAAACAAATAATTTGCACACATTCGATGAATTTCTTAATGACAAATGAAGGGCTTGTATAAAAGTTACTGATTCGACTGAATTTGCGATATATACAGGGTACCTCTGCCTCTACATggacacacacacaaaaaaaaaattcaaatagatcAAATATTCACAATTTCAGTCCTATCAGCAAAGGCACCAAACGACTTTATGCCGTTACTTTATTTGTTTTCCTAACCGTAGTGTCAGAAATAGCTTCAGCACACCTCGACTAAATCAATAGGATACCTAACATCTCCCACCACCAACAGATAGAATCAGCTAGTGTTTTATTCCTCTACTATAATTCACCTTGCTTAATTATAGTAGTGGTAATGTCTTCATGAGCTTTACCCTCCCCACGGCCCACACTATACTTGTGCGATCACACTTGATacgttgttgttgtattataatTCTTGTATTAATATAGATCAaacaatttgaaaaattatgcgCATACCTTGTTGATAGATCAAATAAATGGATTCTTCTGGGCACACCAACACGAATATTATCTCAATTTTTAATCCCAAAGTAAAAACCTAGATAGAACTTATGACCTAACTGTGTTTTGTTTTTTCATATAAAGAGAGGTTATATAAACCTATTTTTTCGGTACAAATTTATCCTATATCAATTAAAATCGGTTttgattcaaaaatcaaaattatttggATTTACTATGTTCTCTAGTTTATATGTATCcatctatatctatattctatatatttatatttatatctatatctattctATATTAAAAGTAAAGAagattttcttattataattaaacTCCAAGGTTAGGTACAAAATAATAGcaaaaaatccttttttttcaaataaaatcggCAATTGACTTTTCCTTGAAAAAAGTTTCAAGTTTCaacattatttgaaatattaatttaatattattattttttttaggaggAAAGTTAGTCTTAGTAGAAATTAGAGGACTAATAGACGTAAGTTCAATTTGAAGAGGTCACCGCCTATCCACCTCTGTTAGTGAAACAATCATAATGCAACTAGACTTTGtttcaattttgaaaatattaactaattaaggAAAAGGATAAAGAGTATTATGTACTTTGAGTCTTTGACATATCTCTTTCATAATATGCTTATAAACTATTGAATACTTAGCAAATGAATTAACGAAAGAGAAATTACTATTCTTCAAAGATGTATTtttgttaataaaaaatattctcaaaataagtaaatttgaCAATCAAGCTCTTCATAGCTAATGTGCTATTTCATATTAAATAGTGGCTAAAtgttaaattaattttgaaatagtgACTGTTTTTTCAATAGTGGCAtagataaaattatataatttactACTTTTCTTAAATATAGCCTGAGACAGCTGAGCAATACATACATGGCCAACTATCCAGTCATTCAAGAGGTGGaaattttcttctttaataagcAGAAAGAAGAGCAAATTCTAAGAGCCATTTTTGTTAGCATAAAGTCGCGGTTGAAGGTGGAAAGCAGTTACATAacctttcatctttttctttttataaaataagccacaatatttcactttttctttcttcatagaattttttctacttttattttaacatatattttcactAAACTTACTATTCCATTTGAATGTAAACTAGActtaaataaaatagatatagatatacgtataaatatatggaatataaatatagatatagatttaaatagataaatatagACTAGAGAATATATCAAATCCAAATAGtaacctttttttttccttaatcaaagCCGATTTTAA is a genomic window of Capsicum annuum cultivar UCD-10X-F1 unplaced genomic scaffold, UCD10Xv1.1 ctg5189, whole genome shotgun sequence containing:
- the LOC124892911 gene encoding uncharacterized protein LOC124892911, yielding MGEQVVPPCASPRSLFLRTWEVSSQTLKAVVSFVNNFRCEVPWFDAPPNYVGPLIELLWVQIISNPSICIAFAYRNLMNGLRGYKISQVLGPILLSGGIINHFVVLSFVMYWYYDRPFRLIGAEAIFLIEVIPMIVASALHHLLEFNYGYLYLLLGFTMYVYGCAHFMHIAYDIGVKDVLLGLVLQIPFYIVNGKLLIRALALSFCVVLCFCKYMMYSAPELPEHGKSTKELEQLPC